From the Cucurbita pepo subsp. pepo cultivar mu-cu-16 chromosome LG05, ASM280686v2, whole genome shotgun sequence genome, one window contains:
- the LOC111794890 gene encoding uncharacterized protein LOC111794890, which translates to MPRSSRHKSTRHGLKDARESSDSENDSSLRDRKGKESGSRVSKDSASSEKRRFDSKDTKDFYGSENLEAEEHGHSKRRKERYDEGTTDRWNGGSDEEHGVPSKKSKPSVDSKSKRRDESVVLQGDGEELKKNSGKGEGRHRESSRKEGRNGGGERERERERDRDRDRDRDREKERKGREGRSDRVVASEEHRVEKQVERNTENVLHSPGLENHLEVRVRKRAGSFDGDKHKDDIGDVENRQLSTNNDVVKDGRRKNEKHKDERNRDKHREDADRDGKERYEQPVKDHISRSNGRDSRDEKDAMDVHHKRNKPQDSDLDREVTKAKREGDLDAMRDQDHDRHHVYERDHDQESRRRRDRDRDRDRDGRQDRSRSRARDRYSDYECDVDRDGSHLEDQYTKYVDSRGKKRSPHDHDDSVDARSKSLKNSHHHANEEKKSLSSDKVDSDVERGKSQSRSRHADVSLSSHRRKSSPSSLSRGGTDEYRHQDQEDLRDRYPKKEERSKSISTRDKGVLSGVQDKSSKYTYSDKTGETDGGNAIELSRDRSLNCKNVDIEESGRRHSTSIDAKDLSSNKDRHSWELQGEKPPPPMDDSSLAEPYFSKGSQSNPSPFHPRPGFRGGIDIPFDGSLEDDGRLNSNSRFRRGNDPGRIHGNTWRGIPNWTAPLPNGFIPFQHGPPHGSFQSIMPQFPAPPLFGIRPPLEINHSGIPYRLPDAERFPSHMHPLGWQNMLDGSSPSHLHVWDGNNGMFRDESHIYSGAEWDENRQMMNGRGWESKAEMWKRQSGSLKRELPSHFQKDERSVQDPVEDVSNREVCDESADTILTKTAEIRPKIPSVKESPNTPELLFETPTPLEQSMDDNSKLSCSYLAKLKISTELAYPDLYHQCQRLMDIEHCATADEETVSYIVLEGGMGAVSISSNSAHQSFLHLNKSSVFQHAMDLYKKQRMEMKDMRVISGGKASSERTLEEKGMQVDSEGTSSSERRLEENGFNFNNEEVKAPVSTVDEEIAQPPIITASDKEVEATDALGELKDLASTASQVVKCPENPEESLPVTNSTEVVTMALEEQQQANLDAEKDTIAVPVDNIPVNDTDKLSSIEMKGIVKSKDSTRCGVGKSCIENATLSFGDEIGERCEEEEEEEGGLMAAVSIGSEALILSQIHHSPESTH; encoded by the exons ATGCCGAGAAGTTCGAGGCACAAATCTACTAGACATGGGTTGAAGGATGCTAGGGAATCCTCAGACTCGGAAAATGATTCCAGTCTGAGGGATCGGAAGGGCAAAGAGAGTGGGAGTAGGGTATCGAAGGACTCTGCTTCTAGTGAGAAGCGCAGATTCGATTCTAAGGATACAAAAGACTTCTACGGCTCTGAGAATCTGGAAGCGGAAGAGCACGGACATTCCAAGCGCCGTAAGGAGAGGTATGATGAGGGAACGACTGATAGGTGGAATGGGGGAAGCGATGAGGAGCATGGTGTTCCTTCCAAAAAGTCAAAACCGTCGGTGGATTCGAAGAGCAAGAGGAGGGACGAGAGTGTTGTATTGCAGGGTGATGGCGAAGAACTCAAGAAGAATAGTGGAAAGGGCGAGGGAAGGCACCGCGAGTCGAGCCGAAAGGAGGGTCGGAATGGTGGAggagaaagggaaagggagagggagagggataGGGATAGGGATAGGGATAGGGATAgggagaaggaaagaaaaggaagagaaggtAGAAGTGACAGGGTGGTTGCAAGCGAAGAACACCGAGTTGAAAAGCAAGTGGAAAGGAACACAG AGAATGTGTTGCATAGCCCTGGATTAGAGAATCACCTGGAGGTACGAGTAAGGAAGAGAGCTGGTTCTTTTGATGGGGATAAACATAAAGATGATATAGGAGATGTGGAAAATAGACAGCTATCCACAAATAATGATGTTGTGAAGGATGGAAGACGAAAGAATGAGAAGCATAAGGATGAGAGAAATAGGGACAAGCACCGGGAAGATGCTGATAGAGATGGCAAGGAAAGATACGAGCAACCTGTAAAAGATCACATCAGCAGGTCAAATGGCAGAGATTCGAGAGATGAGAAGGATGCTATGGATGTGCATCATAAGAGAAACAAGCCTCAAGATAGTGATCTTGATCGAGAGGTAACGAAAGCCAAACGTGAGGGCGATCTAGATGCCATGCGTGATCAAGATCATGATCGCCACCATGTGTATGAACGTGATCATGATCAAGAGAGTAGGCGTAGACGCGATCGCGACCGCGACCGTGATCGGGATGGGAGACAGGATCGTAGTCGGAGCCGTGCTCGTGACCGTTACTCTGATTATGAATGTGACGTTGACCGTGATGGATCACATCTTGAGGATCAGTACACAAAATATGTCGATAGtaggggaaagaaaagatcTCCACATGATCATGATGATTCTGTTGATGCTAGATCTAAAAGTTTGAAGAATAGTCACCACCAtgcaaatgaagaaaagaagtcTTTAAGCAGTGATAAAGTGGACTCAGATGTTGAGAGAGGAAAGTCTCAATCACGATCTCGTCATGCTGATGTTAGTTTAAGCAGCCATAGACGAAAGAGTTCACCCAGTTCTCTGTCACGTGGTGGCACAGATGAATACAG gcATCAAGACCAGGAAGATTTGAGAGACCGATAcccaaaaaaggaagagaggtCCAAGTCCATTTCTACTAGAGATAAAGGTGTTCTGTCAGGAGTACAAGATAAGAGTTCCAAGTACACTTATTCGGATAAAACTGGTGAAACAGATGGTGGCAATGCTATTGAACTGTCACGAGATAGGTCTTTAAATTGTAAG AATGTTGACATTGAAGAAAGTGGACGAAGGCACAGCACTTCTATTGATGCCAAAGACCTCTCCTCTAATAAGGATAGGCATAGCTGGGAATTACAAGGAGAGAAGCCTCCACCTCCGATGGATGATTCATCTCTGGCAGAGCCCTATTTTAGCAAAGGTAGTCAGAGCAATCCATCACCATTCCATCCACGCCCTGGTTTTAGGGGTGGAATTGACATTCCTTTTGATGGTTCACTTGAAGATGATGGCAGACTCAATTCTAATAGCCGTTTCAGAAGGGGCAATGATCCGGGTAGAATACATGGAAACACTTGGAGAGGCATTCCAAACTGGACAGCACCACTACCAAATGGCTTTATCCCTTTCCAGCATGGACCTCCTCATGGAAGTTTCCAATCAATTATGCCACAGTTTCCTGCACCACCTTTGTTTGGTATCAGACCTCCACTTGAAATCAATCACTCTGGAATTCCTTATCGGCTGCCTGATGCTGAAAGATTTCCCAGTCACATGCATCCACTAGGGTGGCAGAATATGTTGGATGGTTCAAGCCCTTCTCACTTACATGTATGGGATGGAAATAACGGCATGTTTAGGGATGAATCTCACATTTATAGCGGAGCTGAATGGGATGAGAACAGACAGATGATGAATGGTCGAGGATGGGAGTCCAAAGCTGAAATGTGGAAGAGACAGAGTGGTTCCCTGAAAAGGGAATTACCTTCCCATTTCCAGAAGGATGAGCGTTCAGTGCAAGATCCTGTTGAGGATGTATCAAATAGGGAGGTGTGTGATGAGAGTGCTGACACTATTTTGACAAAAACTGCTGAAATAAGGCCTAAGATTCCTTCTGTAAAGGAAAGCCCCAACACTCCTGAACTACTCTTTGAAACACCAACTCCTCTTGAACAGTCGATGGATGATAATTCTAAACTTAGTTGTTCATACCTTGCTAAGCTTAAGATTTCCACAGAACTTGCATATCCTGATTTGTACCACCAGTGTCAGAGATTAATGGATATTGAGCACTGCGCGACTGCAGATGAGGAAACTGTTTCTTACATAGTACTTGAG GGTGGCATGGGAGCAGTGTCCATCTCTTCAAATAGTGCGCATCAATCATTTCTCCATCTAAACAAGAGCTCGGTTTTTCAG CACGCAATGGACTTGTACAAAAAGCAGAGAATGGAAATGAAGGATATGCGGGTTATTTCTGGGGGAAAGGCATCCTCCGAAAGGACACTTGAAGAGAAGGGGATGCAAGTCGATTCTGAGGGGACGTCTTCCTCTGAGAGGAGACTTGAAGAGAACGgcttcaatttcaataatgaAGAAGTTAAGGCTCCTGTTTCAACTGTTGATGAGGAAATAGCACAGCCACCTATCATAACCGCGAGCGATAAGGAAGTTGAGGCGACTGATGCATTGGGGGAACTGAAGGACTTGGCTTCAACTGCCAGTCAAGTGGTCAAGTGTCCTGAAAACCCAGAGGAGTCATTGCCAGTTACCAATTCAACGGAAGTGGTTACGATGGCTTTGGAGGAGCAGCAGCAGGCAAACTTAGACGCCGAAAAGGATACAATTGCTGTACCAGTTGACAACATACCAGTCAACGACACTGATAAATTGAGTAGCATCGAGATGAAGGGGATTGTGAAGAGCAAAGATTCAACGCGATGTGGAGTTGGTAAATCTTGTATTGAGAATGCAACTTTATCTTTTGGAGATGAAATAGGGGAGAGGtgtgaggaggaggaggaggaggaggggggGTTAATGGCTGCTGTGTCAATAGGGTCTGAGGCTTTAATTTTGAGTCAGATACATCATTCTCCTGAAAGTACACATTGA
- the LOC111794894 gene encoding succinate dehydrogenase assembly factor 4, mitochondrial has protein sequence MSSNLTRLFSPPSLTSLSAVNRATSISVSRLVSSSANQQPSRLEQGVPGEEQREAGKGSLPDQHEAAGDDRDSEDEGADVNKATGEVGGPKGPEPTRYGDWERNGRCYDF, from the coding sequence ATGTCGAGCAATCTCACCCGTCTATTCTCGCCGCCTAGTCTCACCTCTCTATCGGCGGTGAATCGCGCCACTTCCATTTCGGTGAGTCGACTCGTCTCCTCCTCGGCGAATCAGCAACCTTCTCGATTGGAGCAAGGTGTTCCCGGCGAGGAGCAACGAGAAGCTGGAAAAGGAAGTTTGCCGGATCAACACGAGGCTGCCGGTGATGATCGAGATAGTGAAGATGAGGGAGCTGATGTGAACAAAGCGACCGGCGAGGTCGGTGGACCTAAAGGTCCCGAGCCAACTCGCTATGGCGATTGGGAAAGAAACGGTCGGTGCTACGATTTTTGA
- the LOC111794892 gene encoding spermine synthase-like isoform X1, translating to MDSVCFLGFCLSFDYGYILDWSSRRKGSFMEADAGRGLGCQKTMDGKASNGIVPKKEIPSCCLKAMASAPELDAKCHSTVVSGWFSEHQSASDSDKGNKMVYFNNPMWPGEAHSLQVESILFQGRSEYQEVVVFESTSYGKVLVLDGIVQLTEKDECAYQEMITHLPLCSIPSPKTVLVVGGGDGGVLREVARHNSVEHIDICEIDKMVIDVSKEFFPELAKGFEDPRVHLHVGDAVDFLRRAPKEKYDAVIVDSSDPVGPAQELVEKPFFETIAKALKPGGVLCNMAESMWLHTHLIQDMISICRKIFKGSVHYAWGSVPTYPSGVIGFLLCSTEGPPVDFKNPINPIEKLESSAEYERELKFYNSEIHSAAFALPSFLRREVKALGHRTDSGRGGDVQV from the exons atgGATTCTGTTTGTTTTCTCGGATTTTGTTTGTCTTTTGATTACGGatacatatt AGACTGGAGCTCGAGAAGAAAAGGATCATTTATGGAGGCCGACGCAGGAAGAGGTTTGGGATGCCAGAAGACTATGGATGGGAAGGCGAGTAATGGGATTGTTCCAAAGAAGGAGATCCCTTCTTGTTGTTTAAAGGCCATGGCTTCAGCCCCTGAGCTTGATGCCAAGTGCCATTCCACTGTTGTTTCTGGCTGGTTCTCGGAACATCAGTCTGCTTCTG ATTCAGATAAGGGAAACAAAATGGTCTACTTCAACAATCCCATGTGGCCTG GAGAAGCACATTCCCTGCAAGTAGAGTCTATATTATTTCAAGGGAGGTCAGAGTACCAAGAAGTAGTTGTTTTCGAG TCCACTTCATATGGGAAAGTGCTTGTTCTAGATGGTATTGTCCAGTTAACTGAGAAAGATGAGTGTGCCTACCAGGAGATGATAACTCACCTGCCCCTCTGTTCAATTCCATCTCCCAAAACG GTTCTTGTTGTTGGTGGTGGCGATGGTGGAGTTCTAAGGGAAGTCGCTCGCCACAACTCTGTAGAGCATATCGATATATGTGAGATAGATAAGATGGTCATtgat GTATCCAAGGAGTTCTTTCCCGAGTTAGCTAAAGGATTTGAGGATCCCCGTGTCCACCTTCACGTTGGAGATG CTGTTGATTTCCTACGGCGTGCACCGAAAGAGAAATACGATGCTGTCATAGTTGATTCCTCGGACCCTGTTG GACCTGCTCAGGAGCTAGTTGAGAAGCCATTCTTTGAGACGATAGCAAAAGCATTGAAACCTGGTGGTGTTCTCTGTAACATGGCAGAAAGTATGTGGCTACATACACATCTTATTCAAGATATGATCTCTATTTGccgtaaaattttcaaagggTCTGTTCATTATGCATGGGGCAGCGTTCCAACTTATCCAAG TGGTGTGATAGGTTTTCTGCTATGCTCAACTGAAGGGCCACCTGTTGATTTTAAGAATCCTATCAATCCCATCGAGAAGCTAGAAAGTTCAGCCGAGTATGAAAGAGAGCTCAAGTTCTACAATTCAGAG ATACACTCTGCTGCTTTTGCTTTGCCATCGTTTCTGAGGAGGGAGGTGAAGGCGCTTGGGCACAGGACTGATTCCGGTAGAGGAGGCGACGTCCAGGTCTAG
- the LOC111794892 gene encoding spermine synthase-like isoform X2 — MDSVCFLGFCLSFDYGYILDWSSRRKGSFMEADAGRGLGCQKTMDGKASNGIVPKKEIPSCCLKAMASAPELDAKCHSTVVSGWFSEHQSASDKGNKMVYFNNPMWPGEAHSLQVESILFQGRSEYQEVVVFESTSYGKVLVLDGIVQLTEKDECAYQEMITHLPLCSIPSPKTVLVVGGGDGGVLREVARHNSVEHIDICEIDKMVIDVSKEFFPELAKGFEDPRVHLHVGDAVDFLRRAPKEKYDAVIVDSSDPVGPAQELVEKPFFETIAKALKPGGVLCNMAESMWLHTHLIQDMISICRKIFKGSVHYAWGSVPTYPSGVIGFLLCSTEGPPVDFKNPINPIEKLESSAEYERELKFYNSEIHSAAFALPSFLRREVKALGHRTDSGRGGDVQV, encoded by the exons atgGATTCTGTTTGTTTTCTCGGATTTTGTTTGTCTTTTGATTACGGatacatatt AGACTGGAGCTCGAGAAGAAAAGGATCATTTATGGAGGCCGACGCAGGAAGAGGTTTGGGATGCCAGAAGACTATGGATGGGAAGGCGAGTAATGGGATTGTTCCAAAGAAGGAGATCCCTTCTTGTTGTTTAAAGGCCATGGCTTCAGCCCCTGAGCTTGATGCCAAGTGCCATTCCACTGTTGTTTCTGGCTGGTTCTCGGAACATCAGTCTGCTTCTG ATAAGGGAAACAAAATGGTCTACTTCAACAATCCCATGTGGCCTG GAGAAGCACATTCCCTGCAAGTAGAGTCTATATTATTTCAAGGGAGGTCAGAGTACCAAGAAGTAGTTGTTTTCGAG TCCACTTCATATGGGAAAGTGCTTGTTCTAGATGGTATTGTCCAGTTAACTGAGAAAGATGAGTGTGCCTACCAGGAGATGATAACTCACCTGCCCCTCTGTTCAATTCCATCTCCCAAAACG GTTCTTGTTGTTGGTGGTGGCGATGGTGGAGTTCTAAGGGAAGTCGCTCGCCACAACTCTGTAGAGCATATCGATATATGTGAGATAGATAAGATGGTCATtgat GTATCCAAGGAGTTCTTTCCCGAGTTAGCTAAAGGATTTGAGGATCCCCGTGTCCACCTTCACGTTGGAGATG CTGTTGATTTCCTACGGCGTGCACCGAAAGAGAAATACGATGCTGTCATAGTTGATTCCTCGGACCCTGTTG GACCTGCTCAGGAGCTAGTTGAGAAGCCATTCTTTGAGACGATAGCAAAAGCATTGAAACCTGGTGGTGTTCTCTGTAACATGGCAGAAAGTATGTGGCTACATACACATCTTATTCAAGATATGATCTCTATTTGccgtaaaattttcaaagggTCTGTTCATTATGCATGGGGCAGCGTTCCAACTTATCCAAG TGGTGTGATAGGTTTTCTGCTATGCTCAACTGAAGGGCCACCTGTTGATTTTAAGAATCCTATCAATCCCATCGAGAAGCTAGAAAGTTCAGCCGAGTATGAAAGAGAGCTCAAGTTCTACAATTCAGAG ATACACTCTGCTGCTTTTGCTTTGCCATCGTTTCTGAGGAGGGAGGTGAAGGCGCTTGGGCACAGGACTGATTCCGGTAGAGGAGGCGACGTCCAGGTCTAG
- the LOC111794892 gene encoding spermine synthase-like isoform X3 yields MEADAGRGLGCQKTMDGKASNGIVPKKEIPSCCLKAMASAPELDAKCHSTVVSGWFSEHQSASDSDKGNKMVYFNNPMWPGEAHSLQVESILFQGRSEYQEVVVFESTSYGKVLVLDGIVQLTEKDECAYQEMITHLPLCSIPSPKTVLVVGGGDGGVLREVARHNSVEHIDICEIDKMVIDVSKEFFPELAKGFEDPRVHLHVGDAVDFLRRAPKEKYDAVIVDSSDPVGPAQELVEKPFFETIAKALKPGGVLCNMAESMWLHTHLIQDMISICRKIFKGSVHYAWGSVPTYPSGVIGFLLCSTEGPPVDFKNPINPIEKLESSAEYERELKFYNSEIHSAAFALPSFLRREVKALGHRTDSGRGGDVQV; encoded by the exons ATGGAGGCCGACGCAGGAAGAGGTTTGGGATGCCAGAAGACTATGGATGGGAAGGCGAGTAATGGGATTGTTCCAAAGAAGGAGATCCCTTCTTGTTGTTTAAAGGCCATGGCTTCAGCCCCTGAGCTTGATGCCAAGTGCCATTCCACTGTTGTTTCTGGCTGGTTCTCGGAACATCAGTCTGCTTCTG ATTCAGATAAGGGAAACAAAATGGTCTACTTCAACAATCCCATGTGGCCTG GAGAAGCACATTCCCTGCAAGTAGAGTCTATATTATTTCAAGGGAGGTCAGAGTACCAAGAAGTAGTTGTTTTCGAG TCCACTTCATATGGGAAAGTGCTTGTTCTAGATGGTATTGTCCAGTTAACTGAGAAAGATGAGTGTGCCTACCAGGAGATGATAACTCACCTGCCCCTCTGTTCAATTCCATCTCCCAAAACG GTTCTTGTTGTTGGTGGTGGCGATGGTGGAGTTCTAAGGGAAGTCGCTCGCCACAACTCTGTAGAGCATATCGATATATGTGAGATAGATAAGATGGTCATtgat GTATCCAAGGAGTTCTTTCCCGAGTTAGCTAAAGGATTTGAGGATCCCCGTGTCCACCTTCACGTTGGAGATG CTGTTGATTTCCTACGGCGTGCACCGAAAGAGAAATACGATGCTGTCATAGTTGATTCCTCGGACCCTGTTG GACCTGCTCAGGAGCTAGTTGAGAAGCCATTCTTTGAGACGATAGCAAAAGCATTGAAACCTGGTGGTGTTCTCTGTAACATGGCAGAAAGTATGTGGCTACATACACATCTTATTCAAGATATGATCTCTATTTGccgtaaaattttcaaagggTCTGTTCATTATGCATGGGGCAGCGTTCCAACTTATCCAAG TGGTGTGATAGGTTTTCTGCTATGCTCAACTGAAGGGCCACCTGTTGATTTTAAGAATCCTATCAATCCCATCGAGAAGCTAGAAAGTTCAGCCGAGTATGAAAGAGAGCTCAAGTTCTACAATTCAGAG ATACACTCTGCTGCTTTTGCTTTGCCATCGTTTCTGAGGAGGGAGGTGAAGGCGCTTGGGCACAGGACTGATTCCGGTAGAGGAGGCGACGTCCAGGTCTAG
- the LOC111794892 gene encoding spermine synthase-like isoform X4 produces MEADAGRGLGCQKTMDGKASNGIVPKKEIPSCCLKAMASAPELDAKCHSTVVSGWFSEHQSASDKGNKMVYFNNPMWPGEAHSLQVESILFQGRSEYQEVVVFESTSYGKVLVLDGIVQLTEKDECAYQEMITHLPLCSIPSPKTVLVVGGGDGGVLREVARHNSVEHIDICEIDKMVIDVSKEFFPELAKGFEDPRVHLHVGDAVDFLRRAPKEKYDAVIVDSSDPVGPAQELVEKPFFETIAKALKPGGVLCNMAESMWLHTHLIQDMISICRKIFKGSVHYAWGSVPTYPSGVIGFLLCSTEGPPVDFKNPINPIEKLESSAEYERELKFYNSEIHSAAFALPSFLRREVKALGHRTDSGRGGDVQV; encoded by the exons ATGGAGGCCGACGCAGGAAGAGGTTTGGGATGCCAGAAGACTATGGATGGGAAGGCGAGTAATGGGATTGTTCCAAAGAAGGAGATCCCTTCTTGTTGTTTAAAGGCCATGGCTTCAGCCCCTGAGCTTGATGCCAAGTGCCATTCCACTGTTGTTTCTGGCTGGTTCTCGGAACATCAGTCTGCTTCTG ATAAGGGAAACAAAATGGTCTACTTCAACAATCCCATGTGGCCTG GAGAAGCACATTCCCTGCAAGTAGAGTCTATATTATTTCAAGGGAGGTCAGAGTACCAAGAAGTAGTTGTTTTCGAG TCCACTTCATATGGGAAAGTGCTTGTTCTAGATGGTATTGTCCAGTTAACTGAGAAAGATGAGTGTGCCTACCAGGAGATGATAACTCACCTGCCCCTCTGTTCAATTCCATCTCCCAAAACG GTTCTTGTTGTTGGTGGTGGCGATGGTGGAGTTCTAAGGGAAGTCGCTCGCCACAACTCTGTAGAGCATATCGATATATGTGAGATAGATAAGATGGTCATtgat GTATCCAAGGAGTTCTTTCCCGAGTTAGCTAAAGGATTTGAGGATCCCCGTGTCCACCTTCACGTTGGAGATG CTGTTGATTTCCTACGGCGTGCACCGAAAGAGAAATACGATGCTGTCATAGTTGATTCCTCGGACCCTGTTG GACCTGCTCAGGAGCTAGTTGAGAAGCCATTCTTTGAGACGATAGCAAAAGCATTGAAACCTGGTGGTGTTCTCTGTAACATGGCAGAAAGTATGTGGCTACATACACATCTTATTCAAGATATGATCTCTATTTGccgtaaaattttcaaagggTCTGTTCATTATGCATGGGGCAGCGTTCCAACTTATCCAAG TGGTGTGATAGGTTTTCTGCTATGCTCAACTGAAGGGCCACCTGTTGATTTTAAGAATCCTATCAATCCCATCGAGAAGCTAGAAAGTTCAGCCGAGTATGAAAGAGAGCTCAAGTTCTACAATTCAGAG ATACACTCTGCTGCTTTTGCTTTGCCATCGTTTCTGAGGAGGGAGGTGAAGGCGCTTGGGCACAGGACTGATTCCGGTAGAGGAGGCGACGTCCAGGTCTAG